The sequence below is a genomic window from Denitratisoma sp. DHT3.
TTCCATTTTCACCACCATCATCTCGACGGCGATGATCGCGTCGTCGACGAGCAGGCCCAGGGCGATGATCAGGGAGCCGAACGAGATGCGGTGCAGGGTGACGTCGAAATACTGCATCAGCATCAGGGTACCGCCCAGCACCAGCGGAATCGACAGCGCCACCACCAGGCCGGTGCGCCAGCCCAGGCTGAAGAAGGACACCGCCAGAACCACCAGGATCGCCTCCAACAGGGACTGGATGAACAGGCTCACCGAGTTCTTGACGATGTCGGCCTGGTTGGCGACTTCGCGCACCTCGATGCCGCGCGGCAGCATCGCCTCCAGCGTCTTCATCTGGCGGGCGATGTCGGCGCCCAACGTCACCACGTTGGCGCCCTCGGTCATCACCACGGCGATGCCGATGGCGGGCTTGCCGCCGATGCGCATCCGCGGCTCGCCTGGCTCGGCCAGGCCGCGCCGCACCGTGGCGATGTCACCCAGGCGGAACTGGCGTCCGCCGATGGCGAGGGGACTGTCCCGCACCTCCTCCACGCTCGTCAGGGCGCCGCCGACATCGAGGCGGACGCGGTCGGCGGCGGTATCCACGAAACCGGCCGGGGCGACGGCGTTGCGCCGCACCAAAGCCTGGGAGATCTGGCCGGTGGAGATTCCCAGCGCGGCGAGCCGGCTGGCCGACGCCTCGACGTAGATCTTTTCCGAGCGCACGCCGATCAGATGCACCTTCTTCACCGCCGACACGCGCTTCAGTTCGCGGGCCAGCCGGTCGGCATGGTGCTGCAACTGCGCCAGATCGAAACCCTCGCCGGTGAGGGCGTAGATCAGCACGTCGGTGTTGTCGAACTCGTCGTTGGGGAAGGGCCCGATCACCCCCTCGGGCAGGCTGGGCTTGAGATCGTCCAGCTTCTGCCGCACCCGGGTCCACATCGCCGCCACGTCCTTGGTCGGCACGCTGCCGCTGAGCTGGAAGATGATCTGCGATTCGCCGGGCCGCGACATGGAGTTGATCTCCTCCACGTAGGACACTTCCTGCAGGGCCTGTTCGATGCGATTGGTGACCTGCTGCTCCATCTCGCGCGCGGTGGAGCCCGGCCAGTAGGTCTGGATCGCGATCACCTTGAGGGAGAACACCGGGTCCTCGTCGCGCCCCATGGTGAGGTAGGAGATGACGCCGCCGATGAGCAGCACGGCCATCAGGTACAGCACCATCTGCGGATGGCGCAGCGCCCAGGCGGACAGGTTCGGAGTCCTCATCGCCGGCCGTTCAGAATCTTCTATCGGCGTAGCGCAGCTTCTCCCCGGCGTGAATCTTGTACACGCCTGCCGCCACCACCCGCTCACCCGCCGTCAGGCCGGCACCGACCCAGGCCGCATCGTCGCTCCAGCGCAGCACCTGGACCGGACGCAGACTCACGGCGCCGTCGGCCGCGACGACCCACACCGCCACGCCGCTCTTGCCGGGTTCCTGCTGGAAGATCGCCGTATGCGGCAGGCGCAGCCCGCCATCCTGTGGCTGGTCCAGGCTCACCGTCGCCGTCATGCCCAGACCCACGGCGCCATCGCCGTCGAGCAGGGTCGCCCGGGCGTCGTAGCTGCGCGTGGCGGCGTCCGCCGTGCCGGCGATCTCGCGGATCCGGCCCCGATAGACGCGGCCGGGCACGGCCCAGAGCGTCACCTGGACGGCATCGCCGGGATGCAGGCGGGTCCGCTCGGACTCCGGGATCTGGAAGGCGACTTCGCGCTCGCCCTGCGGCGCCAGGCGCAATACCGGCTGGCCGGGCGCCAGTACCTGGCCGGGTTCCGCCAGCACCGCCGCGACCACGCCGGCGCTGTCGGCCTTCAGGGTGGCGTAGGCGTGCTGGTTGCGCGCCAGGGTCGCCTGCGCCTGCGCCAGGCGGAAGGCGACTTCCTTCGCCTCCAGCGCGGCGGGACTGACGAAATTGCGTTCCCGCAGCTCGCGGAAACGCTTCAAATCGGCCGCCGCCAGATCGCGCTGGGCCTCGGCCTGGGCCAGCTGCTGCGCCGCGTCGGCCTCGTCCAGGCGAGCCAGCGGCTGGCCGGCGCGGACCTGGGCGCCGGCATCCACCAGGCGGGCCAGCAGCTTGCCGCCGACACGGAAAGACAACACGGCCTCATGGCGTGCCCGCACCTCGCCGGCGTAATCGCGCCGGCTCGCCGCCGCGCCGCCACCGACCACCACGGTTTCCACCGCGCGCGCCACTTCCGGCGCCGGCACCGACTTGCCGCAGGCCGCGAGCAGGACGCACAACAGGGGGATCAGCCAGGGCCGCATGGGGAGTCGTCGGGCAAGAAGGTCAGCGCGGCGGGGCCAGCAGGCCGCCGTCGAACAGGAGGGAGAGGAAAGCGCTCAGATAGCTTTCCCTGTCCTGCTCCAGGGCGCTGAGGCTGCCCAGGGAATACTGCCAGATGGAGAGCATGAGCAGGGGCGCGATCAGCACGTCGGTGGTGCTTTCCAGGTCCACCGGGCGGAATTCGCCGGAGGCGATGCCCCGGGCCACGATGCCGCGCAGGAGCTCCCGCGCCCGGGCCGTGACCTTGTCGTGGTAGTAGCGGGCCACCTCGGGGAAATTGCCGGCCTCGGCCACCATGAGCTTGAGGATGCCGACGGAAGCATGCTGGGAGGAATCCTGCCACCACGCCCTGAGCAAGCGCGCCAGGGATTCCCGGGCCGACTCCTGGTGCTGGGCCAGCATCTGCTCGACGTTTTCCATGCCCCGCAGCACATCCTCCTGGATCACGGCCTTGAAAAGGGCTTCCTTGTTGTCGAAGTAGAGGTACAGGGTTCCCTTGGAAACGCCGGCGCGCGCCGCCACGTCGTCCAGGCGGGTGGCGGCGTAGCCCTTTTCCACGAACAGGGTCAGGGCGGCGGCGGCCAGTTCGCCCGGCCGCGCTTCCTTGCGGCGTTGACGGGGACGGGGCGATGGGGTGGGTCGGGTAACCATGCGACGAATTATAACCGAACGGTCAGTAAGGGCGTTTTTTATTTGGTTACAAAGGGTTGTCTGCTGCGAGATGGTCCGCGACGAATGCCGCGAAGCGCGGCGGCAGGGGCGCGTTTTCCAGGCTGCGCTGGGTGAACAGGAAGCGGCCGTCGCAGACGAAGCCCAGTTCCGCCCAATCCACCTGGTTCAGGAGCCGCGCCAGATGCGCGACGTCCGCCTCGGCGCGATGCGGGAAGAGGCCCAGCACGGCGCCGTCGAAATGGGGACTGGGGTGGGTGAAAAAGGGCGCCGCGTTGCGGGTCTTGTGATTGACGTAGATCCGCGGCGCGGCCGAGGCCGGGTGGCGCCGCCCCCACTGCCACCAGTTGCTTTCGTCGAACTTGCGCACACGCCGCGCCAGCAGGGTTTCCTTGAAGGGCTCCAGGTAGGACAGGGACTGGTCGTAGATCATGCGCCGGGTGCGTCCGGTGCGGGCGGTGTGGGAACAGACGAAGTCCGCGTTGCCCAGGGTGTCGTGGGCGAAGATCCGGTCGGCGCCGGAGACCGCCCCCACCTTGACGCTGAACACGCCGGACAGCGGCACGCCGTAACTGCCGCGGGTGAACAGCAGCTGGCCCTGGGCCAGCACCATGCGGCGGCCGTCGCGGGTGCGGTGCGCGGCGTCGCCCTTCTCGAAGCGCCAGATCGCGCAGTTCGGCGTCGCGCCGGCGAAGACGCGGGCATCGCCCAGTTCCTCGAAGTCGGTGATCGTGCCCTGCTCGAACAGCCAGGCGTTGAGCCGCGCCGCGCCGGTGGCCTTGAGAAAGTCGCGCGGCGTGATGAAGATCAGTTCGCCGCCGGGGTTCAGGTGGCGCACGCATTTCTCGATGAAATGCAGATACAGGTTGGCGTGGCCGTCCAAAAGCGGCGAGTCCAGGCGACCGCGGGTTTCCGCCAGGATGTCGCGCGCCTTCACGTAGGGCGGATTGCCGATGATGGTGTCGAAGCGCTCCGCCGCCGGGTAGGCGAAGAAGTCCGCCACCAGCGCCTGGGACGGCGCCTGCCGGGCGTCCTGCTCGATCGCCACGCAGCCGGGCAGCCGCGACGAGAAGGCGCCGTCGCCGCAGGACGGCTCCAGCACCCGGCCCCGGTTTCGGATCAGGCCGAGCATGCGCAGGACGATGGCCGGCGGCGTGAACACCTGGCCGCGGCGGTCGATATCCAGAACAGGGGGCATGGCAGCGAAAGCGGTAGAATCGCGTGTTTTTCCGGCATCCACCGGAGCAATTCAGCGAGGAAGGCAACAGATGCTGGTCGCGTCAAATATTACCATGCAGTTCGGGGCCAAGCCCCTGTTCGACAATGTCTCCGTCAAGTTCGGCGAAGGCAACCGCTACGGCCTGATCGGCGCCAACGGCGCGGGCAAATCCACCTTCATGAAGATCCTCGCCGGCGTGCTGGAACCCTCGGCGGGCAACGTCTCGATCGATCCGGGCGAGCGCATGGCCTTCCTGCGCCAGGACCAGTTCGGCTACGAGGACATGCGGGTGCTGGACGTGGTGATGATGGGCCACGCCGAGATGTGGGCGGTGATGCAGGAGAAGGATGCGATCTACGCCAACCCCGAGGCCAGCGAAGAGGACTACATGCACGCCGCCGAACTGGAGGGCAAGTTCGCCGAGTACGACGGCTACACCGCCGAATCGCGCGCCGGCGAGCTGCTGCTGGGCGTGGGCATCCCCACCGAGCAGCACAACGGCCCGATGCGCGAGGTGGCGCCGGGCTGGAAGCTGCGGGTGCTGCTGTGCCAGGCGCTGTTCGCCAACCCCGAGATCCTGCTGCTGGACGAGCCCACCAACAACCTCGACATCAACACCATCCGCTGGCTGGAGGATGTGCTGAATCAGCGCGAGTCCACCATGATCATCATCTCCCACGACCGCCACTTCCTGAACCAGGTGTGCACCCACATGGCCGACCTGGATTACGGCACGATCAAGGTCTACGGCGGCAACTACGACGACTTCATGGAAGCCAGCACCCAGGCCCGGGAACGCCAGCAGGCGGCCAACGCCCGGGCCAAGGAGCGGGTGGCCGATCTGCAGGATTTCGTGCGCCGCTTTTCCGCCAACAAGTCCAAGGCGCGCCAGGCCACCAGCCGCCTGAAGCTGATCGAGAAAATCAAACCCGAGGACGTGAAGCCCTCCAGCCGCCAGTACCCCTGGATCCGCTTCGAGTACGACGACAAGGACAAGCTCCACCGCCTGGCCGTGGAACTGGACAACGTCAGCTTCGGCTACGACCCCAAGCAGCCCGTGATCAAGGGTTTCTCCACCGCCATCGAGGCCGGCGACAAGGTCGCCATCATCGGCGAGAACGGCGTCGGCAAGACCACCCTGCTGCGCCTCCTGGCCGGCGAGGCGCTGGGGGGCCTCGCGCCCGACTTCGGCAGCATCAAATGGGCCGAGAAGGCCAAGCCCGGCTACTTCGCCCAGGACCACGCCGACGACTTCGCCAGCGGCGAGAGCCTCACCGACTGGATCGTGCAATGGGTGCGCGAAGGCGGCTACGACGGCAACGACGTCGAGACCCTGATCCGCGGCACCCTCGGCCGGCTGCTGTTCTCCGGCGACGAGGTGAGGAAGTCGGTGAAGGTGATCTCCGGCGGCGAGCAGGGCCGCATGCTGTTCGGCAAGCTGATGCTCCTGCGCCGCAACGTGCTGTTGCTGGACGAGCCCACCAACCACCTGGACATGGAATCCATCGAGTCGTTGAACACGGCCCTGGACAAGTTCCCCGGCACCCTGATCTTCGTTTCCCACGACCGGGAATTCGTCTCCTCGCTCGCCACCCGCATCATCGACATCCGGCAGGATCGCAGCATCGTCGATTACCGCGGCACCTACGAGGAGTATCTGGCCAGCCAGGGCATCGAGTGATGAAGTCCCGGCTCGCCGTCCGGATCCTCCGCGCATTCGGCTGGCGCGTCGTCTTCCCGCCGCCGCCGCCCAAGGCGGTGGTGGTGCTCTACCCCCACACCTCCAACTGGGATTTCATCATCGGCATCCTGACCCGTGCCGCCATCGATCTGCCCGCCCACTGGGGCGGCAAGGACACCCTGTTTCGCGGCCCCCTGGGGCCCCTCTTCCGCGCCCTGGGCGGCATCCCGGTGAACCGGCGCGAACGCACCGGCTTCGTCACGCAGATGGCCGCGGCCTTCGACACCCAGGACCGCTTCTATCTGGTGCTGGCCCCCGAAGGCACCCGCAGCCTCACGCCGGGCTGGAAGAGCGGCTTCTACCGCATCGCCCTCGAAGCCGGCGTCCCCCTGGCCCTGGCCTTCATCGACTACGCCCGGCGGGAAGCGGGCATCGCCGAGTACCTCACCCTCAGCGGCGACGAGGCCGCCGACATGGCCCACATCGCCGCCAGCCTGCAGGGCCGGCGCGGCCGGCGTCCGGAACTGGCTTCGCCGGTGAGGCTGCTGTGATCCAGCTGCGCAATCTCGGCTTCGGCCGCGGCGGCGAGCTCCTGGTCGAAGGCGCCTCGCTGCAGGTCCATCCGGGCTGGCGCGTCGGCCTCACCGGCGCCAACGGCTGCGGCAAATCCTCCTTCCTCGCCCTGCTGCGGGGCCAGCTCCACGCCGACCGGGGCGACCTGGAAATGCCGCGGTCCTGGGTGGTGGGGCACGTGGCCCAGGACACACCCGCGCTGCCAGATGCCGCGCTGGACTTCGTGATCGGCGGCGACGAGGAATACGCCGCCATCGCCGCCGAGCTGGCGGCGATGGATGCCGCCCACCATGCCGACGGCGAGCGCATCGCCACCCTCCACGGCCGCCTGCAGGAAATCGACGGCTACGGCGCCCGCGCCCGCGCCGCGGCCCTGCTCCATGGCCTGGGCTTCGCCGACGCCGATCTCGCCCGCCCGGTGGCGGAATTCTCCGGCGGCTGGCGGGTGCGCCTGAACCTGGCGCGGGCGCTGATGTGCCGTTCCGACCTGTTGCTGCTGGACGAGCCCACCAACCACCTCGATCTCGACGCCGTGCTCTGGCTGGAGGACTGGCTGCGCCGCTATCCCGGCACCCTGATCCTGATCTCGCACGACCGCGACTTCCTCGACGCGGTGGTGGAGCGGGTGCTGCACGTGGAGCAGCGGCGCATGACGCTCTACGCCGGCAACTACTCCGCCTTCGAGCGCACCCGCGCCGAGCGCCTGGCGGGGCAGCAGGCCAGCTTCGACAAGCAGCAGCGCCAGATCGCCCACCTGCACAGCTACATCGACCGCTTCCGCGCCAAGGCCACCAAGGCGCGCCAGGCGCAGAGCCGCCTGAAGGCGCTGGACCGGATGGAGCTGATCGCCGCCGCCCACGTCGATGCCCCCTTCAGCTTCGGCTTCCTGGAGCCGGCCGGCATGTCCGATCCGCTGCTGCAACTGGAAGCCGCCGACATCGGCTACGCCGCCGCGCCGCTCTTGCGGCGGATCACCCTCGGGCTGCGTCCCGGCATGCGCCTGGGCCTCCTGGGCCGCAACGGCGCCGGCAAATCCACCCTGGTCAAATGCCTCGCCGGCCTCTTGCCGCCCCTGGCCGGCAAACGCCTCGAAGGCCGCCACCTGGCCATCGGCTACTTCGCCCAGCACCAGCTGGAGCAACTGCGCCCCGACGAATCGCCGCTGCAACATCTGCTGCGCCTGGAACCGCAAAGCCGCGAGCAGGACCTGCGCGACTATCTGGGCGGCTTCGATTTCCGCGGCGACATGGCCACCGAGCCCTGCGGCCGCTTCTCCGGCGGCGAAAAAACGCGGCTCGCCCTGGCGCTCCTGATCCGCCAGCGGCCCAACCTGCTGCTGCTGGACGAACCCACCAACCACCTCGATCTGGAAATGCGCGAGGCCCTGACCCTGGCGCTGCAGGAGACCGAGGCCGCCGTGGTGCTGGTCTCCCACGACCGCCATCTGCTGCGCACCACCTGCGACGAGCTGTGGCGGGTGCACGACGGCGTGGCCGAGCCCTTCGACGGCGACCTCGACGACTACGCCCGCTGGCTGGAGAAGCTGCGCAATGAAGCCGTCACGACCGCCATGGCCGGCACCGACAGCGCGGACAGGACCGCCCGCAAGGAAGCGCGGATGGAGAGCGCCGCCCAACGCCAGGCCCTGCTCGCACAACGCCGCCCCCTGGCGAAGGAGGCGGAGAAACTGGAAAAGCAGCTGGCCGGCTGGCAAGGCGAAAAAACCCTGCTCGACGCGCGCCTGGCCGACCCCGGCCTCTACAGCGGTCCCGACCGCACCCTGATGGAATCCCTGCTCAAGCGCCAGGCGGAGCTCGCCGCCGGCATCGAGGCGGCCGAACTGCGCTGGCTGGAAGTGCAGGCTTCACTGGAAACCCTGCCGGCGGTGGATTGAGGGCGGTCCGCGCTGCGCATCAGGCGCTCCGGACGCTCCGGACACTCAAGCGCCGTCGCTGCGCGCTTGTACCACCAGCTGGTTGATGAAGCTCACCACGGTTTCACCCCGCTGGTTGAAGAGTTCCACGTCCAGCCCCAGTACGCCACGGTCCGGGCGTTTGCTGGAGCGCCGCCGTTCTCCCAGCGTCAATCGCACCCGCAGCCGATCGCCGAGCAGGCCCGGGCGATGAAAGCGCACCTGATCCCACCCGCCCGCCGCGATGACCGCGAATTTCGGCATCGGCGCCGTGTGGCTGAGCCGGATGGCAATGCTCAACAACTGCGCGCCGGCGGCCGACAGCCTGCCGGCGGGCGTCTTGGCCGCCGCGGCCTCGTCCAGATGGATGGGGAACGGATCCCATTGCCGGGCGAACGCCTTGATGTCCTCCGCCGTCAGCTCGAACATCTCCTGCGACAGCCAACTTCCGTCTTGGGCGATGTCTTCGAAATACACCATATATCCTCCGCTGGAATGGAAATTTAGGCTCGCCTCCTTCGCCCCCTCGGGGGGGCGAGTCGGCTCGCTGCGCTCGATGTTACGGGGAACTTCGTGGCAAAAGTGTGCCGTTTGCACCTCCGGCGCGGGCCGCACTTCCTTGGGGCGGGCCGTGTCGCCGTGGTTATCTACTTTCTCAAGATTGAACGATCAGGCATGCCTCGCCTTTATCATCGCGGTTTCACCACGTCACCAAGGTCATCATGAATACGTCCCCGTCTTCCTCCGCGCACGATGCCAACGCTGTCCTGGGTACCTGGAACCTCGTCGCCTTCGAGGTCGAAGCGCAGGCCACGGGCGAGCGCAGGCCGGCGTTCCCCAGCCCGAGCCGGGGCCGGCTGATCGTGCTGCCGGAGGGGATCATGATGGCCCTCATCACCCTGGCGCCTGGTCCGCTGCCCAAGACCGCCGCGGACCAGGCGGCGGCCTTCAACACGATGATCGCCTACTCGGGGCGCTATCGCATCGAGGGCGACCAGTTCATGACGGACGTCGATCTGGCCTGGCACGCCGGCTGGGTGGGCAGCCTGCAGTTGCGCACCTATCGCTTCGTCGGGGAACGACTGGAACTGATCTCGGCCTGGGCGCCCAACCCGGCGCAGCCGGAGCAGATGGGCCGGGGCATCCTCCTCTGGGAACGGGAGTCCTGAAGTCCCGGACCGCCGCCGCGCCGGCTCACGTGCCGCAGAAGGTGCGATAGGCGGCCGTCACTTCGGCGGGGGCCGGCTCGGTATAGGCGGCATCCTCGATCCGGGTCGTGAAGGGTCGTTGCAACACGTCCAGCAGGCGTTCGAAGGGGCCCAGGTCGCCGGATTCCACGGCGGCGGCAAGCGCCTCTTCCACCCGATGATTACGGGGAATCACCCAGGGATTGGCCCGGGCCATGGCCGCCAATAGCTCGGAGCCGCGCCGGGGTTGGCGCTGCCGCCAGCGTTCGTGCCATGCAGCGAATGCCGCATCGTCGGCGTCGTGGAGGTGGCGCTCCGTCTCGGCGACGCCGACGGCAAGGTCGTGAAGCGCACGAAAGGCATTGGTGAAATCCCGCTGCCGGGCGTGCAGCAGGGCGAGGAAATCCTCGGCCAGGGCACGGTCGTCCTCGGGCCGACCCGTGTCGTCCAGACCCAGCTTGGCGCGCATGATTTTCAGATGATGCGCCTCGAAGCGTTCGCTGAAGGCGCTCACCGCGGCCGACGCCTGTTCGACGGCGCGGTCGCTGTCGGCGTCGATCAGCGGCAACAGGGTTTCGGCCAGCCGCGCCAGGTTCCATTGGGCGATCGCGGGCTGGTTGCCATAGGCGTAGCGACCGTGGTGGTCGATGGAACTGAAGACGGCGGCGGGATCGTAGGCCTCCATGAAGGCGCAGGGACCGTAGTCGATGGTCTCGCCGGAGAGGGTCATGTTGTCGGTGTTCATCACGCCATGGATGAAACCGACACCGAGCCAGCGCGCCACCAGATGGGCCTGCCGCTCCACGGCGCCTTCGAGCAGGGCCAGGTAGGGCGCGGGATGTCCGGCGAGTTCCGGGTAATGGCGGGCGATGACGTAGTCGGCCAGGCGCTTCACGGCCTCCGGACCATGGTGGGCGGCGAAGTATTCGAAGGTGCCGACGCGCACGTGGCTCGCGGCCACGCGAGTCAGCACGGCGCCGGGCAGCGGCCGCTCCCGGCGCACCACGCCGCCGCTGGCCACCACGGCCAGGGCGCGGGTGGTGGGAATGCCCAGCGCGGACATGGCCTCGCCGATCAGGTATTCGCGCAGCGCCGGGCCCAGGGCGCACATGCCGTCGCCGTTGCGGGAAAAGGGGGTGCGGCCCGAGCCCTTGAAGGCGATGTCGCGGCGCCGGCCATGGCGGTCGATCACTTCGCCCAGCAGCAGGGCGCGGCCGTCGCCCAGTTGCGGCGAGAAACCGCCGAACTGATGGCCGGCGTAGGCCTGGGCCAGAGGTTCGGCGCCGCAGGGCACCGTGTTGCCGGCCAGCACGGCCAGGCCATCCGGCCCGGCCAGCGCCGCCGGGTCGGCCCCAAGTTCTTCCGCCAGGGGACGGTTCAGGCAGATCAAGGCGGGCCGAGGGGCGGGTGTCGGCTGCCAGCGCACGTAGAACCCTGCCAGATCGCGGGCATAGCTGTTGTCGAAAGTGAAGAATGCGGGAGAAGTCATCGGTGGTCGACGCGGGTTCGGACAGGTTCAGGCCATTTGGCCCATTTGACCCGAAGCTTATCGGGAAAGTGCCAACCCCATTGCGGCCAGGGGCAAAGGGTCCTTCTTTCCGCCCCTGAGATTCGATGAGGCGCGCTCGCGCGGTCGATCTCCTCTGGCGGGATGTTCAGGAGGCAGGGAATGAACTAGATGTCTAGTCCCGCCTGGTTATAAACACGTTTTTTGAACAATTCTGGTTTTTTCTGCTGCCATTCCTTGAGCGCCTGAATGGGAGAACGATGGTTGAGTGCGCGCTGCGGAATCTGCTGGTTGTAGGTTTTTACATAGCGCGCAAGCGTCGTCTCCAACTCAGCGGCTGAAGCAAATCGGGTCTGGCTCACCACCTCACTGATTCGGCCATTGAAACGCTCGACCATCCCGTTGGTCTGCGGGTGGCGTGGCGGGCACAGGCGGTGCTCGATGTTCAGCGCCGCGCAGCGTACATCAAAGACGTGGCGTCCTGTGGGCTCACGCTTTTTGCTTGTGAAGCGGTCGGTAAACTGGCTGCCGTTGTCCGTGAGCAGTTTGACGATCTTCATCGGTGCGGCGCGTTCCAGGCGGTTCAAAAAATCCACGCTGCTACGCTCGCTTTGATCGGCATAGATATGCATGAACACCCAGCGTGTGGCGCGATCGATAGCCACAAACAGGTAGCGCCGCTCTTTTTCGTCGGGCATCTGCGGTAAGTACTTGATATCCATGTGCAGGAAGCCTGGCTCGTAATCCTTGAAGGTTTTGACAGAGGGCTGGATTTCGCCTGCATCGGCCAGTGCCTCGGCTTGTTGTTGGCGCAGGTTGGCCACGCCATGGCGGCGCAAGCAGCGATCCAGTCCCGAGCGCGAGACTTCCGGATTGATGAATTCGCGCACCACAGCCACCAGGTCATCTAACGGCAGCAGCGTCAGGCGCCGTAACGCCACGACAATCGCCTCTTGCGCAGGCGTCAGCGTGGTACAGAGCTTGTGCGGGCGGTGCGATAAATCCTCCGGACTATCGCGCCGCTTCCACTTACGCGCGGTCGCTACGCTGATGTTGTAGCGTTCTGCCAACTCAGCCAGCGATGCGGATGACTGCTTGATCTCTGTTCGCGTTCGAGGGGTCGTTCGGGCTTGGGCGTGGACTTCACTCATGTCGCTTGCTTCGCTTTCAAGGTTTCAATCAGACCACGCATCACTTCTCTTGCTCGAAAGAGTGGCCAGCTACGAAGCGGGATATGATCACACGGGATGCAACAACTAGCCCGGATATTTCACCAGCCCTATGATTTGGGCGCGTAGATATGCTGGACGGGTTGATCGTGATGCGTGTGGAGGCATTTGATCAAATCTTGATCAAATAAGCGAATTTCAGACGGACTTCCCCCAACCCCCGAAGCTCACCATGTCGGGGACGCACTCGGTTGCGGCTATGGAGACGCCAAGGCGTTGGCGGCGATGAAGTAGATATCGCGC
It includes:
- a CDS encoding protein adenylyltransferase SelO is translated as MTSPAFFTFDNSYARDLAGFYVRWQPTPAPRPALICLNRPLAEELGADPAALAGPDGLAVLAGNTVPCGAEPLAQAYAGHQFGGFSPQLGDGRALLLGEVIDRHGRRRDIAFKGSGRTPFSRNGDGMCALGPALREYLIGEAMSALGIPTTRALAVVASGGVVRRERPLPGAVLTRVAASHVRVGTFEYFAAHHGPEAVKRLADYVIARHYPELAGHPAPYLALLEGAVERQAHLVARWLGVGFIHGVMNTDNMTLSGETIDYGPCAFMEAYDPAAVFSSIDHHGRYAYGNQPAIAQWNLARLAETLLPLIDADSDRAVEQASAAVSAFSERFEAHHLKIMRAKLGLDDTGRPEDDRALAEDFLALLHARQRDFTNAFRALHDLAVGVAETERHLHDADDAAFAAWHERWRQRQPRRGSELLAAMARANPWVIPRNHRVEEALAAAVESGDLGPFERLLDVLQRPFTTRIEDAAYTEPAPAEVTAAYRTFCGT
- a CDS encoding IS481 family transposase; its protein translation is MSEVHAQARTTPRTRTEIKQSSASLAELAERYNISVATARKWKRRDSPEDLSHRPHKLCTTLTPAQEAIVVALRRLTLLPLDDLVAVVREFINPEVSRSGLDRCLRRHGVANLRQQQAEALADAGEIQPSVKTFKDYEPGFLHMDIKYLPQMPDEKERRYLFVAIDRATRWVFMHIYADQSERSSVDFLNRLERAAPMKIVKLLTDNGSQFTDRFTSKKREPTGRHVFDVRCAALNIEHRLCPPRHPQTNGMVERFNGRISEVVSQTRFASAAELETTLARYVKTYNQQIPQRALNHRSPIQALKEWQQKKPELFKKRVYNQAGLDI